From Etheostoma spectabile isolate EspeVRDwgs_2016 chromosome 8, UIUC_Espe_1.0, whole genome shotgun sequence, a single genomic window includes:
- the LOC116693474 gene encoding C-C motif chemokine 3-like — protein sequence MRADPFRQPEEDHPFFTSTQDIMKTLSFTVGLTLLLLTVHPCSAMPVAMDAPVSCCFQFFTGRVPQQHIISIIKTHSSCHRKAFVISAANGREICVSQNLPWAEKAFDQQTL from the exons ATGAGAGCAGATCCTTTCAGACAGCCTGAAGAGGATCATCCCTTCTTCACTTCTACACAGGACATCATGAAGACTCTGAGCTTCACCGTGGGACTCACGCTGCTGCTCCTCACGGTTCACCCCTGCTCTGCCATGC CTGTTGCGATGGATGCACCTGTGTCGTGCTGCTTTCAATTCTTCACAGGAAGGGTGCCGCAGCAGCACATCATCTCCATCATCAAGACTCACAGCAGCTGTCACAGAAAGGCATTTGT GATCAGTGCTGCCAACGGGAGGGAAATCTGCGTGAGCCAGAATCTGCCCTGGGCAGAGAAAGCTTTCGACCAGCAAACCCTCTAG
- the LOC116693476 gene encoding C-C motif chemokine 4-like, with protein MMKTLCFTLGLLLLSACCCNATLQAVEYSTAPKECCFNFYTQRIPLKRVSTITKTHSACPNKAFIVQTTKGKQFCYSGTSQWALDIYNQHHNTQGRSQQH; from the exons ATGATGAAGACTCTCTGCTTCACCCtggggctgctgctgctctccgCCTGCTGCTGCAACGCCACAC TCCAAGCTGTGGAGTACAGCACGGCTCCTAAAGAGTGCTGCTTCAACTTTTACACACAGAGAATACCACTAAAGCGTGTGTCCACCATAACCAAGACCCACAGCGCCTGTCCCAACAAGGCATTCAT AGTCCAGACAACCAAAGGAAAACAGTTCTGTTACAGCGGAACCTCCCAGTGGGCTCTGGATATCTACAATCAGCACCACAACACCCAGGGCCGCAGTCAGCAACACTAA